One stretch of Aquimarina sp. Aq107 DNA includes these proteins:
- a CDS encoding DUF6048 family protein, which translates to MKQLHTYLFFISLLISGTILGQEETNISARDTLPPSEKYGLRVGVDIGRLIRTAVNDDYSGFEINADYRVYKNYYLAAEIGNESLLRDETNIEVEGSGSYIRLGIDYNTYKNWYGMQNNIYAGLRYGFTTFDQTLNNYNIFTGTDFFDLDNNPENFRNERRESKDLTAGWVEFVLGLKVEVLNNLYLGASVSLRRLVNEEDPAGFENLFIPGYGRTNDFSEFGVGYTYTISYLIPFIKRKR; encoded by the coding sequence ATGAAACAGCTGCACACGTACTTATTTTTCATTAGTCTCCTGATTTCAGGTACTATTTTAGGTCAAGAAGAAACTAATATTTCTGCAAGAGACACGTTGCCCCCATCAGAAAAATATGGATTAAGGGTTGGAGTGGATATTGGTAGGTTAATTAGAACCGCTGTCAATGACGATTATTCTGGGTTTGAAATAAATGCAGATTATAGAGTTTATAAAAACTATTATTTGGCTGCGGAAATTGGTAATGAATCTTTATTAAGGGATGAAACCAATATAGAAGTAGAAGGATCTGGAAGCTATATCAGACTTGGAATTGACTACAATACCTATAAAAATTGGTATGGAATGCAGAACAACATCTATGCTGGACTCCGATACGGATTTACAACATTCGACCAAACTTTAAATAATTACAACATATTTACCGGGACGGATTTCTTCGATCTAGATAATAATCCTGAAAATTTCAGAAATGAAAGACGAGAATCCAAGGACCTAACTGCAGGTTGGGTAGAATTTGTTTTAGGGCTTAAAGTAGAAGTACTAAACAATCTTTATTTAGGAGCGAGTGTCTCTTTAAGAAGGTTGGTAAACGAAGAAGATCCTGCAGGTTTTGAGAATTTATTTATTCCGGGATACGGAAGGACTAATGATTTTAGTGAATTTGGTGTAGGTTACACCTACACGATAAGCTACTTGATTCCTTTTATTAAAAGAAAAAGATAA